One Deinococcus sp. LM3 genomic region harbors:
- the rpoZ gene encoding DNA-directed RNA polymerase subunit omega, translating into MAEKDIDKLLSMTDSKYRLSVVTAKRALQLRSGAPSVLPVEQRVRHRNLVTQAMRELATGKLTVGTNLIDEPRFQQDYVRQRQAQLQAQLNAERERERD; encoded by the coding sequence ATGGCGGAAAAAGACATCGACAAGCTGCTGTCCATGACGGACAGCAAGTACCGACTGAGTGTGGTCACGGCCAAGCGCGCGCTGCAGCTGCGTTCCGGCGCGCCGAGCGTGCTGCCGGTCGAGCAGCGCGTGCGGCACCGGAACCTGGTCACGCAGGCCATGCGGGAACTGGCGACCGGGAAACTCACGGTCGGCACGAACCTGATCGACGAGCCGCGTTTCCAGCAGGATTACGTGCGGCAGCGTCAGGCTCAGCTTCAGGCCCAGCTGAACGCCGAACGCGAACGCGAACGCGACT